From one Gemmatimonadaceae bacterium genomic stretch:
- a CDS encoding succinate dehydrogenase/fumarate reductase iron-sulfur subunit, giving the protein MTAPTSVSRDIVESGQRAARRSDSSAGSQTRQARFRVWRGDSSGGRFEDYETQISEGMVVLDAIHQIQAESANDLAVRWNCKAGKCGSCSAEVNGMPRLMCMTRLNDLDLEQPVTVEPMRAFPPLRDLVTDVSWNFEVKKRIAKFKPRPPDAADGTWRMAQADVDRVQEFRKCIECFLCQDVCHVLRDHSKHDSFIGPRFLTYVAALEMHPLDTVVRTAELKEAHGIGYCNITKCCTKVCPENIAITDNAIIPLKERVVDDHYDPLSALVRLFRRKLARDD; this is encoded by the coding sequence GTGACGGCACCGACGTCGGTTTCGCGCGATATCGTCGAGAGCGGGCAGCGCGCCGCCAGGCGGAGCGACTCGAGCGCCGGCAGCCAGACTCGCCAGGCACGCTTTCGCGTGTGGCGCGGCGACTCGAGCGGCGGCAGGTTCGAAGATTATGAGACGCAGATATCGGAAGGTATGGTTGTGCTTGACGCGATTCATCAGATTCAGGCCGAAAGCGCAAACGACCTTGCCGTGCGATGGAACTGCAAAGCGGGCAAGTGTGGATCATGTTCAGCCGAGGTGAACGGGATGCCGCGGTTGATGTGCATGACGCGGCTCAATGATCTGGATCTGGAGCAACCGGTGACAGTGGAACCGATGCGCGCATTTCCTCCGCTCCGTGACCTGGTGACGGACGTGTCGTGGAATTTCGAAGTGAAAAAGCGCATCGCGAAATTCAAACCGCGCCCCCCCGATGCCGCCGATGGCACCTGGCGAATGGCGCAGGCGGACGTGGACCGGGTGCAGGAATTCCGGAAATGCATAGAGTGCTTCCTGTGCCAGGATGTGTGCCATGTGCTTCGGGACCACAGCAAGCATGATTCATTCATTGGTCCCCGGTTCCTCACCTACGTTGCGGCGCTCGAGATGCATCCGCTTGATACAGTCGTCCGCACCGCTGAGCTCAAGGAGGCGCACGGGATTGGCTACTGTAACATCACTAAATGCTGCACCAAGGTCTGCCCTGAAAACATCGCCATCACCGACAATGCGATCATTCCGCTCAAGGAGCGAGTGGTGGACGATCACTACGATCCGCTGAGCGCCCTGGTGCGGCTGTTCCGGCGAAAGCTGGCGCGAGACGACTAG
- a CDS encoding deoxyribodipyrimidine photo-lyase, whose product MTNTALHWFRRDLRLSDNAALAAALSASERVYCVFVYDTEILDELPRRNDRRVEFIWHSVSELATALEDAGGGLVVLHGRASEEIPALAARLGVDCVYANNDYEPAAILRDAVVEEALRNSGIAFRTYKDQVIFERDELMSREGRPFTVFNGYRKTWLKELPMVDLGPHESRLPRGRFAGSSDAPPLPNLESLGFETTNLLSLGFKPGERGAAATFAQFEPRMSDYGEARNYPGRPGVSYLSVHLRFGTISVRTLAKAALTEGSEGAQTWLSELTWRDFYFSILFHFPHVVGNAFRPEFDALEFPNRRDHFDAWCKGRTGYPLVDAAMRQLNHSGYMHNRLRMVTASFLVKDLHVDWRWGERYFADELNDFDLAANNGGWQWSASTGNDAQPWFRIFNPVLQSRKFDADGKFIRKYVPELAGCDDKSIHEPWKMSEAEQRTAGVVIGVDYPQPIVDHATARTSTLEMFAKVRDQ is encoded by the coding sequence ATGACCAATACTGCGCTGCACTGGTTTCGCCGCGACCTCCGCCTTTCGGATAACGCCGCACTTGCTGCGGCCCTCTCGGCGAGCGAACGCGTCTACTGCGTGTTCGTATACGACACCGAGATCCTCGACGAGCTGCCACGCCGAAATGACCGGCGGGTCGAATTTATCTGGCACAGTGTTTCTGAACTTGCGACTGCGCTCGAGGATGCTGGTGGAGGCCTCGTTGTTCTTCATGGGCGAGCCAGTGAAGAGATTCCCGCTCTTGCCGCCCGACTTGGCGTCGATTGCGTATACGCCAACAACGATTATGAGCCCGCGGCCATTCTGCGCGACGCTGTCGTCGAAGAGGCTTTGCGAAACAGCGGGATTGCTTTCCGGACGTACAAGGACCAGGTGATTTTCGAGAGGGATGAGTTGATGTCGCGCGAAGGGCGCCCGTTTACGGTATTCAACGGCTACAGGAAGACATGGTTGAAGGAACTGCCGATGGTGGATCTCGGGCCGCACGAATCGCGATTGCCTCGAGGCCGTTTCGCTGGATCGTCCGACGCGCCTCCGCTGCCAAACCTCGAGAGTCTGGGATTCGAGACCACCAACCTGTTGTCCCTGGGTTTCAAGCCGGGCGAAAGGGGAGCGGCGGCCACCTTCGCTCAATTCGAGCCACGAATGAGCGATTACGGGGAAGCTCGCAATTATCCTGGACGTCCGGGGGTATCGTACCTCTCGGTTCATCTGCGATTCGGAACGATATCGGTCCGCACGCTGGCGAAGGCAGCGCTCACGGAGGGCAGCGAGGGCGCGCAGACCTGGCTGAGTGAGCTCACCTGGCGCGATTTCTATTTCAGCATATTGTTTCATTTCCCGCACGTGGTCGGCAACGCCTTCCGGCCGGAATTCGACGCCCTTGAATTTCCCAATCGCAGGGATCACTTCGACGCATGGTGTAAAGGCCGCACCGGCTATCCGCTCGTTGACGCAGCAATGCGCCAACTCAACCACTCGGGCTACATGCACAACCGATTGCGGATGGTGACTGCGTCATTCCTCGTCAAGGATCTGCATGTGGACTGGCGGTGGGGAGAACGCTACTTCGCTGACGAGCTCAATGATTTCGATCTCGCCGCAAATAACGGCGGCTGGCAATGGTCGGCTTCCACGGGCAACGACGCGCAGCCATGGTTCCGGATTTTCAACCCTGTGCTCCAGTCCCGGAAGTTTGACGCTGACGGAAAGTTCATTCGCAAATATGTGCCCGAGCTGGCCGGGTGCGACGACAAGTCGATTCATGAACCATGGAAAATGAGCGAGGCCGAGCAGCGTACGGCCGGCGTCGTCATCGGCGTCGATTACCCTCAGCCGATTGTGGACCACGCGACTGCGCGCACGTCAACGCTGGAGATGTTTGCAAAAGTGAGAGACCAATGA
- a CDS encoding PQQ-dependent sugar dehydrogenase, which produces MTVNRQPLVATNDSSRAEDYAHTPPGRGFGRRSLLIAMAFAAASCSSSSEMVAPPAATVVLRAEEVVRGLVNPVYLTATSGDSRVFIVEQPGRIRIVRNGQLVATPFLDITSRVSSGGERGLLSVAFHPQYRSNGHLFVNFTNLSGNTRIERFTVSTNPDVVSASSSKLILEIAQPAANHNGGLNLFGPDGMLYIGMGDGGGAGDPFGNGQNRNALLGAMLRIDIDRGDPYAIPPDNPFVGQPGARGEIWAIGLRNPWRFAFDRQASLLYVADVGQGRLEEVDVVPSSRPGVNYGWNVMEGSACYNAASCNRQGLELPALEYDHTGGACSVTGGFIYRGTLIPEIDGQYFYSDFCAGWVRSFRYAGGSVLDRREWNMGDVGSVTSFGEDSSGELYIVSANGRVYRIVRAAP; this is translated from the coding sequence ATGACCGTCAACAGGCAGCCCCTCGTGGCAACGAACGATTCATCACGCGCAGAGGATTACGCGCACACTCCACCAGGCCGTGGTTTCGGCAGGCGCTCCCTGCTGATCGCAATGGCTTTTGCCGCCGCCTCCTGCAGTTCCAGCTCCGAAATGGTCGCGCCACCCGCGGCGACGGTTGTGCTGCGCGCCGAGGAAGTCGTGCGTGGTCTCGTGAATCCGGTTTACCTCACAGCGACATCGGGCGACTCGCGGGTATTCATCGTCGAACAGCCTGGCCGGATCCGGATTGTCAGAAACGGTCAGCTGGTGGCAACCCCTTTTCTCGATATCACGAGCCGGGTGTCCAGCGGTGGGGAGCGAGGTCTGCTCAGTGTCGCGTTCCACCCCCAGTACCGAAGCAATGGCCATCTCTTCGTCAACTTCACCAATCTTTCCGGTAACACGCGAATCGAGCGATTTACCGTCTCGACGAATCCTGATGTCGTCAGTGCCTCGTCGTCAAAGCTCATACTCGAGATCGCCCAGCCCGCAGCCAATCACAACGGTGGTCTGAACCTGTTCGGTCCCGACGGTATGCTCTACATCGGGATGGGCGACGGTGGCGGTGCCGGCGATCCATTCGGCAATGGGCAAAACAGGAACGCATTGCTCGGCGCAATGCTCAGAATCGACATCGATCGCGGTGACCCTTACGCAATTCCACCTGACAACCCGTTTGTTGGCCAGCCCGGCGCGCGAGGCGAGATATGGGCAATCGGGCTCCGCAACCCGTGGCGGTTCGCGTTCGATCGCCAGGCATCGCTTCTTTACGTCGCGGACGTCGGGCAGGGGCGGCTCGAGGAAGTCGACGTGGTTCCTTCCAGCCGCCCTGGCGTGAACTATGGATGGAATGTCATGGAAGGATCGGCCTGCTACAATGCTGCCAGTTGCAACCGCCAGGGCCTCGAGCTTCCTGCGCTCGAGTATGATCATACAGGCGGAGCGTGTTCGGTCACCGGTGGTTTCATCTACCGTGGCACTCTCATACCTGAGATCGACGGCCAATATTTCTACTCTGATTTCTGTGCTGGATGGGTACGCAGCTTTCGCTACGCCGGCGGTTCGGTGCTCGACAGACGCGAGTGGAATATGGGCGACGTCGGATCTGTAACGTCGTTTGGTGAGGATTCGTCGGGCGAGCTGTACATCGTATCGGCCAATGGCCGCGTCTATCGCATCGTCAGAGCTGCCCCTTAA
- a CDS encoding protein kinase, with translation MQSMDLRERLQSVLGTAYVLDQELQGGGMSRVFVATDTSLSRKVVIKVLPPDLAAGVKVERFRREIQFLARLQHAHIVPILSAGGSADLQFYVMPFMDGESLRERMSGHEGLPLAEALRILREVASALAFAHSHSVVHRDIKPDNVLLSGGAAMVTDFGVAKALSASTSESNVSGLTSLGMALGTPAYIAPEQATADPHTDHRADIYSFGAMAYEMLSGKPPFAARSPQAMLAAHVTETPIPISLKRASLSPRLSELVMECLAKQPADRPQTAVDLIARLDSMSVVSEPRVTPLATAPVMPHPQGVGLDVTDIDGQQSPSRPRFITIRRRYVVAAILIAIAAFGSARARSNAVIVAGKDTVEAVVTPAAIARDRKSIAVLPLVNVRGAAEDEYFSDGMTDELSSALSRMPGLRVASRTSAFAFKGVKGDAREIGRKLNVGTLLEGTVRRDGNRLRVQVQLTNAVDGLSIWGQSYERTIKDVFAVQDSISRAVVDALQLELTRMDEVRLSQRGTDEIEANDLFHKGRFLVNRNSEPDIRKGLEFYRQALEKDPDYSRAWAGVAFAWIALADDFVAPRDAYPTAKLAAGRAIRSDSTLAEARAALGAVHLWFDWDFNAASRELKEAIRLEPNGVYAYRYYGNLLKAAGRFDSAMVVIRKAQSLEPLSAGRTVSVALMHTSRGEYDLAIRESKRAIELNPNYADAFLSLGNALLEQGKVNEAIDAFRRAPQMGNRMRSAISSAEAARGNRQAAAAILKQLEKKSATSYVGAEAIAAVHFRLGNRDAGFAWLERAYEARSAYMVLLLSDRRWDLVRRDARFSTLVRKVGLERF, from the coding sequence ATGCAATCCATGGATTTGCGCGAACGGCTGCAGTCGGTTCTGGGCACTGCATACGTACTCGACCAGGAGTTGCAGGGCGGCGGAATGTCGCGCGTCTTTGTCGCGACCGATACTTCGCTGAGCCGCAAAGTCGTCATCAAGGTCCTGCCTCCGGACCTGGCGGCGGGCGTCAAGGTCGAGCGGTTCAGGAGGGAAATACAGTTTCTCGCGCGGCTTCAGCACGCGCACATCGTACCGATCCTCTCGGCCGGTGGGAGCGCTGACCTTCAGTTCTACGTGATGCCATTCATGGATGGCGAATCACTGCGCGAACGCATGTCGGGGCATGAGGGCCTGCCCCTTGCCGAGGCTCTGCGAATACTGCGTGAAGTTGCGTCCGCACTGGCTTTCGCACACTCGCACTCGGTGGTGCATCGCGACATCAAGCCCGACAATGTTCTGCTCTCTGGCGGTGCGGCAATGGTGACCGACTTCGGTGTCGCAAAGGCACTATCCGCATCGACATCCGAGTCGAACGTCAGTGGCCTCACTTCGCTTGGCATGGCACTCGGCACACCCGCGTACATCGCGCCCGAGCAGGCAACAGCCGATCCTCACACAGATCATCGCGCGGATATCTACTCGTTCGGCGCGATGGCGTATGAGATGCTGAGCGGAAAGCCGCCCTTCGCCGCGCGCTCACCGCAGGCAATGCTGGCGGCGCACGTTACAGAAACGCCGATACCGATTTCGCTGAAGCGTGCGAGCCTGTCTCCGCGGTTGTCGGAACTCGTGATGGAGTGCCTCGCGAAACAGCCAGCCGATCGTCCGCAAACCGCCGTCGATCTGATCGCGCGTCTGGACAGTATGTCGGTTGTTTCCGAACCGCGGGTCACTCCCCTGGCAACAGCACCGGTAATGCCTCATCCACAGGGTGTGGGTTTGGATGTCACCGACATTGACGGGCAGCAGTCACCGTCGCGGCCCCGCTTCATCACTATACGGCGGCGGTATGTCGTCGCAGCGATTCTTATCGCCATCGCTGCATTTGGCTCGGCGCGCGCAAGGTCGAACGCCGTCATTGTCGCCGGGAAGGATACGGTTGAGGCGGTTGTCACGCCCGCCGCGATTGCCCGTGACCGGAAATCGATTGCGGTTCTTCCTCTGGTGAACGTCAGGGGTGCGGCCGAAGACGAATATTTTTCGGATGGAATGACCGACGAGCTGTCGAGCGCGTTGAGCCGGATGCCGGGACTTCGCGTCGCTTCGCGCACGTCGGCTTTCGCTTTCAAAGGTGTAAAGGGAGACGCACGCGAGATCGGCCGGAAACTGAACGTCGGCACGTTGCTCGAAGGCACCGTTCGCCGCGACGGTAATCGTCTTCGCGTCCAGGTGCAGCTCACCAACGCAGTCGACGGGCTCAGCATCTGGGGACAGAGCTATGAGCGGACAATCAAAGATGTTTTCGCTGTACAGGACTCGATTTCGCGCGCGGTCGTCGATGCCTTGCAGCTCGAACTGACGCGTATGGACGAAGTCCGGCTTTCCCAACGCGGTACCGACGAGATTGAAGCCAATGATCTCTTCCACAAGGGTCGCTTCCTTGTAAATCGGAATTCGGAGCCGGATATCAGGAAGGGCCTCGAGTTTTATCGGCAGGCGCTCGAGAAGGATCCGGATTATTCACGGGCGTGGGCCGGCGTTGCCTTTGCCTGGATTGCACTGGCCGATGACTTCGTTGCTCCGCGCGATGCATACCCAACCGCGAAGCTGGCTGCCGGTCGCGCAATCCGCAGTGACTCGACACTGGCCGAGGCAAGGGCGGCACTCGGTGCTGTGCACCTGTGGTTCGACTGGGACTTCAATGCTGCGTCGCGCGAGCTCAAGGAGGCAATCCGGCTCGAGCCAAATGGGGTTTACGCATACAGATACTACGGCAATCTTTTAAAGGCGGCTGGAAGATTCGACTCGGCGATGGTCGTTATTCGGAAGGCCCAATCTCTGGAGCCGCTCTCCGCCGGGCGTACCGTGTCAGTTGCGCTGATGCATACGAGCCGGGGCGAGTACGACCTGGCAATACGCGAATCGAAACGCGCCATTGAGTTGAATCCGAACTATGCCGATGCGTTTCTCAGTCTCGGAAATGCGTTGCTCGAGCAGGGTAAAGTGAACGAAGCAATCGACGCATTCCGCCGAGCGCCCCAAATGGGGAATCGAATGCGTTCGGCCATTTCAAGCGCGGAAGCGGCGCGCGGGAATCGACAGGCTGCGGCCGCAATTCTGAAACAGCTGGAGAAAAAGTCAGCAACCAGCTATGTGGGTGCAGAGGCGATTGCGGCTGTGCATTTTCGGCTTGGCAACCGTGACGCAGGCTTTGCCTGGCTCGAGCGTGCTTACGAGGCCCGGAGCGCATACATGGTCCTGCTGCTGTCCGACCGCCGATGGGACCTTGTGCGGCGTGATGCGCGTTTCAGTACGCTCGTCAGGAAGGTCGGCTTAGAGCGCTTCTGA
- a CDS encoding DoxX family protein — protein sequence MHSPRSLLVLAAIFIVAGTMHFVAPMSYAAIMPSWIPYQIELVYATGVLEMTGGAGLLVRPVRRWAAIGLILLLIAVFPANVQMLVDGLSSAVSPVRKALLWLRLPLQPLLIVWVFRSALSRPS from the coding sequence ATGCACTCGCCCCGAAGTCTTCTGGTCCTGGCGGCTATTTTCATCGTTGCCGGAACGATGCATTTCGTTGCCCCAATGAGTTACGCCGCCATCATGCCCTCATGGATTCCGTACCAGATCGAGCTGGTGTATGCCACAGGTGTCCTCGAGATGACGGGTGGCGCGGGGTTGCTGGTGCGGCCTGTTCGAAGATGGGCGGCCATTGGTCTTATACTCCTTCTCATCGCAGTGTTCCCCGCGAATGTGCAGATGCTGGTGGATGGATTGTCGAGCGCGGTTTCGCCGGTTCGGAAGGCACTTCTGTGGTTGCGACTTCCGCTCCAGCCGCTGCTTATTGTCTGGGTTTTCAGAAGCGCTCTAAGCCGACCTTCCTGA
- a CDS encoding family 10 glycosylhydrolase: MKLSPNILAVSLPLLFGMQSAHLRAAKTEGASPEVNSRLTQTAQSDKIFQQTAGEARALWVTRFDYDSEAKIGRIMETAARANFNIIYFQARAAGDAYYRSSIEPCATLLCGRLGGTPAYDPLEVAVREGHRHGLEVHAYLNALTARPAGIEGQCRAIPQPDSGNPRHVLLDHPEWVMSDRTGRRLPCPNSEEYVWLSPAYPEVRTRLAAVAADIARRYAIDGIHLDRIRYPGPAWSHDSASRAGFGRDPALNRADWLKFRIGLVNQMVRETHDSVTAVDPELVMSAAVWGIYDDIWKWRTLSGAKDLMQDSRAWARDGYMDVLVPMTYSKIKSVRCARIDWNCMLDEHLAGDDADTGRHMYIGIDASKGANEILKQVRLARSRGVTGMAIFSFRDADNARVWPLLKAGPFALPAAVPAMPWKDESLPDQAEPSRD; encoded by the coding sequence TTGAAGCTTTCGCCCAACATCCTTGCCGTTTCTCTTCCGCTGCTTTTCGGAATGCAGTCAGCGCACCTTCGCGCGGCAAAGACTGAAGGTGCGTCGCCGGAGGTGAACTCCCGTCTCACCCAGACGGCGCAATCCGACAAAATTTTTCAGCAGACCGCGGGCGAGGCACGAGCTCTCTGGGTGACGAGGTTCGACTATGACTCGGAAGCGAAGATCGGCCGTATCATGGAGACAGCCGCGCGCGCGAACTTCAACATCATCTACTTTCAGGCGCGCGCGGCCGGCGACGCGTATTACAGATCGTCTATTGAGCCGTGCGCCACTCTCCTCTGCGGCAGGCTCGGGGGGACGCCGGCCTACGATCCGCTTGAGGTTGCGGTCCGGGAAGGCCACCGCCACGGGCTTGAGGTGCATGCATACCTGAATGCACTGACCGCGCGGCCGGCAGGCATCGAAGGGCAATGCAGAGCGATTCCGCAGCCGGATTCCGGTAACCCGCGGCATGTGCTGCTGGATCATCCCGAATGGGTGATGAGTGACCGAACCGGCAGGCGGCTGCCATGCCCGAACAGCGAAGAGTATGTCTGGCTGTCGCCGGCGTACCCTGAGGTGCGCACGAGGCTCGCGGCGGTGGCTGCAGATATTGCCAGGCGATATGCAATCGATGGAATCCATCTCGACCGTATCCGTTACCCCGGCCCGGCCTGGTCGCACGACTCGGCGAGCCGGGCCGGATTTGGGCGAGATCCGGCGTTGAATCGCGCTGACTGGCTCAAGTTCCGCATCGGACTTGTGAATCAGATGGTGCGCGAAACCCACGATAGTGTAACAGCTGTGGATCCGGAGCTCGTGATGTCGGCGGCGGTATGGGGAATCTATGACGACATCTGGAAGTGGCGCACTTTGTCGGGCGCGAAGGATCTGATGCAGGACAGCCGGGCCTGGGCGCGAGATGGTTATATGGATGTGCTGGTGCCGATGACATACTCGAAGATCAAGAGCGTTCGGTGTGCCCGCATCGACTGGAACTGCATGCTCGATGAGCACCTCGCGGGGGATGATGCGGACACAGGACGGCACATGTACATCGGAATCGACGCCAGCAAAGGTGCGAACGAAATACTCAAGCAGGTGCGACTCGCGCGCAGTCGCGGGGTTACCGGGATGGCAATCTTCTCATTCAGGGATGCGGATAATGCGCGCGTCTGGCCGCTGCTGAAGGCGGGTCCATTCGCGTTGCCGGCTGCCGTGCCCGCAATGCCCTGGAAGGATGAATCGCTGCCTGACCAGGCTGAACCTTCGCGGGATTAG
- a CDS encoding diacylglycerol kinase family protein translates to MIERVCVILNPAAGRRRGARMLPQVRTAFSGVGVGDIFVTRSAGEERDLATRAIRSGFTTIVAVGGDGTSSNIANAILSDGSDIRIGILPAGTGNDFAKTLGTARIGIQEIARLSKEYSEIRVDAGRIENTWFLNSCGFGFDVAVIERVARSRRLRGNAVYIAAALQNLMRYRGLDIEVAGSTARRHMMLVIANSPRFGGAFTIAPGASVVDGQLEAISILDVAVHRRIALLAAASRGAHGSFREVTTSTSAAFEVRFTEPPSYQADGEIHHATSRALNISCSPQALRVLTGASGLATRAGR, encoded by the coding sequence ATGATTGAGCGTGTATGTGTAATCCTGAACCCTGCGGCGGGCCGGAGGCGAGGTGCGCGCATGCTGCCGCAGGTGCGTACGGCTTTCAGCGGCGTGGGAGTAGGCGACATTTTCGTGACGCGCTCGGCCGGCGAAGAGCGCGACCTGGCGACGCGGGCAATACGCTCGGGATTCACTACGATTGTGGCGGTTGGCGGGGACGGCACGAGCAGCAACATTGCAAACGCGATTCTCTCTGACGGAAGCGACATCAGGATCGGAATCCTGCCGGCGGGGACGGGCAACGACTTTGCCAAGACCCTCGGTACAGCTCGCATAGGCATTCAGGAGATCGCCCGCCTCTCGAAGGAATATTCCGAGATTCGCGTGGACGCTGGGAGAATTGAGAACACCTGGTTTCTCAATTCGTGCGGATTCGGGTTTGACGTTGCGGTTATCGAGCGAGTGGCACGGTCCAGGCGGCTGCGTGGCAATGCCGTGTACATTGCTGCGGCACTGCAGAACCTGATGCGTTACCGCGGGCTGGATATCGAAGTAGCCGGCAGTACGGCTCGAAGGCACATGATGCTCGTGATCGCCAACTCGCCACGCTTCGGGGGCGCGTTCACGATCGCGCCAGGTGCGTCGGTGGTCGATGGCCAACTCGAAGCGATTTCCATTCTGGATGTTGCCGTGCACCGCAGGATTGCGTTGCTGGCAGCGGCTTCCCGGGGAGCGCACGGGAGTTTCCGCGAAGTGACGACCAGCACATCTGCTGCCTTTGAGGTCAGGTTTACCGAGCCTCCATCCTACCAGGCCGATGGAGAGATTCACCATGCGACGTCACGCGCACTGAACATCTCCTGCTCTCCGCAGGCACTTCGTGTGCTTACCGGAGCATCGGGTCTCGCGACACGAGCCGGCAGGTGA
- a CDS encoding amidohydrolase family protein, protein MYRDDIEKLARMFRRHRVLLTMATAVVLASTSVASGQQQAAPTTVLRAARMIDGTGAGPVANAVIVVTGDRIVAVGTTASVRIPAGARVINLGDATLLPGFIDTHTHIIGRTLGDPMADLAVVKDHRSYGAIIGVANAEKTLMAGFTTIRVVGSGDFDDIALRQAIDDGRIPGPRMQSAGHSLGITGGHCDENGFRPGLLEMGVKEGVANGAEEVRASVRYQVKYGADVIKTCATGGVLSEGDAVGATQYTYEEMKAMVDEAGKLERKVAAHAHGTEGIKIATRAGVASIEHGSFLDAEGARMMAQRGTYLVPTLMAGEAVDRFARNGVLKGLRAEKAIAAAAAMRKGIRLAAANRVPIAFGTDAGVIPHGTNAREFWLMVDWGGLTPLAALKTGAMNAARLLGWEARVGSLAVGKLADIVAVPGDPLSDIRSTERVAFVMRGGVVYKGESAR, encoded by the coding sequence ATGTACAGAGACGACATCGAGAAGCTTGCGCGAATGTTCAGGCGTCACCGCGTGTTGTTGACAATGGCCACCGCAGTCGTGCTCGCGTCGACATCCGTCGCTTCAGGCCAGCAGCAAGCCGCGCCCACAACCGTTCTCCGTGCCGCGCGGATGATCGACGGCACTGGAGCCGGCCCGGTTGCGAACGCGGTGATCGTCGTTACGGGCGACCGGATCGTCGCTGTCGGGACGACTGCATCCGTACGGATTCCGGCCGGAGCGCGTGTCATTAATCTGGGCGATGCCACGCTTTTGCCGGGGTTCATCGACACGCACACGCACATCATCGGGCGTACGCTTGGCGACCCGATGGCCGATCTGGCGGTCGTAAAGGATCACCGTTCTTACGGCGCGATCATTGGTGTGGCGAACGCCGAGAAGACATTGATGGCGGGCTTTACGACGATTCGCGTCGTAGGGTCGGGTGACTTCGATGATATCGCTTTGCGACAGGCAATCGATGACGGACGGATACCCGGGCCGCGGATGCAAAGCGCCGGACATTCGCTTGGCATTACCGGAGGCCATTGTGATGAGAACGGATTTCGGCCCGGGCTGCTGGAAATGGGAGTAAAGGAAGGCGTCGCCAACGGCGCCGAAGAGGTACGGGCGTCAGTGAGATACCAGGTGAAGTACGGGGCGGACGTTATCAAGACCTGTGCGACGGGAGGCGTTCTGTCCGAGGGAGACGCGGTCGGTGCAACGCAGTACACGTACGAGGAGATGAAGGCGATGGTGGATGAGGCCGGGAAGCTGGAACGCAAGGTTGCCGCGCATGCGCATGGGACCGAGGGCATCAAGATAGCAACGCGGGCTGGAGTTGCCTCGATCGAGCACGGGTCTTTTCTCGACGCCGAGGGGGCGAGGATGATGGCGCAGCGCGGCACGTATCTGGTGCCGACGCTGATGGCGGGCGAAGCTGTTGATCGCTTTGCTCGCAACGGCGTTCTCAAGGGCCTTCGGGCGGAGAAGGCGATTGCCGCGGCGGCAGCGATGAGGAAAGGAATCCGGCTTGCTGCCGCCAATCGGGTTCCGATTGCGTTCGGAACGGATGCTGGGGTGATCCCTCATGGAACGAATGCACGCGAGTTCTGGCTGATGGTGGACTGGGGCGGGCTGACTCCGCTGGCCGCGCTCAAAACGGGGGCGATGAATGCGGCCCGGCTTCTGGGGTGGGAGGCGCGCGTTGGGTCGCTCGCTGTCGGCAAACTGGCTGATATTGTGGCGGTTCCGGGGGACCCTCTCAGTGACATCCGGAGCACGGAGCGGGTGGCATTCGTGATGAGAGGCGGCGTGGTCTACAAGGGGGAGAGCGCTCGCTGA
- a CDS encoding SDR family oxidoreductase, which translates to MPDLSPSPHRTTALVTGASMGIGLELARQFAIHGHDLILVARHRETLETVSKMLEAQHGVSATVMVADLSDPNAPAALFDEVRNSAIHIDFLINNAGFGLGGEFSNTDGKRELDMIQVNIAALTHLTKLFLPGMLERRAGGIMQVASTAAFQPGPLMAVYYATKAYVLSFSQALSEELRGTGVTVTALCPGPTATNFADTARMSNSRLFVHAGLASASEVARYGYAATMRGKRIAIPSVRDRVMVQLVRLTPRAMVTRIVKAIQQNR; encoded by the coding sequence ATGCCTGACCTGTCTCCCTCCCCGCACAGAACCACTGCGCTCGTGACCGGCGCTTCAATGGGCATCGGACTCGAGCTTGCGCGACAATTCGCGATCCACGGCCACGATCTCATTCTCGTGGCCCGCCATCGAGAGACCCTCGAGACCGTCTCCAAAATGCTAGAGGCACAGCACGGCGTTTCTGCAACTGTCATGGTCGCCGATCTGTCCGATCCGAATGCACCGGCGGCGCTGTTCGATGAGGTCCGGAATTCAGCCATTCATATCGATTTCCTGATCAACAATGCGGGTTTCGGTCTTGGAGGAGAATTCAGCAATACCGACGGCAAGCGGGAGCTCGACATGATTCAGGTCAATATCGCGGCTCTAACTCACCTGACGAAGCTGTTTCTCCCTGGAATGCTGGAGCGCCGTGCAGGAGGAATAATGCAGGTTGCATCCACAGCAGCATTCCAGCCCGGCCCGCTGATGGCGGTTTACTATGCAACAAAGGCCTACGTTCTCAGTTTTTCACAGGCGCTATCAGAGGAACTGCGCGGCACTGGAGTAACGGTGACTGCGTTATGTCCCGGCCCCACGGCAACCAACTTTGCCGACACGGCGCGGATGTCGAACTCCAGGCTTTTCGTGCACGCGGGCCTGGCGAGCGCGAGCGAGGTTGCCCGGTATGGCTATGCAGCCACGATGCGCGGAAAGAGAATCGCCATCCCTTCAGTTCGCGACAGAGTGATGGTCCAGCTGGTTCGACTGACTCCCAGGGCAATGGTCACGCGGATCGTCAAGGCGATCCAGCAGAACCGCTAA